One segment of Setaria viridis chromosome 4, Setaria_viridis_v4.0, whole genome shotgun sequence DNA contains the following:
- the LOC117852538 gene encoding uncharacterized protein, translating into MSRKDADPAGGDGSSPSVADEGGSGSGSGGELVDALARRRLYREVTLALRSGLRDAKADFSFLRARGLRSLLGFLRSTASEADDARLLLFRHSQSIPDLQVIPVLFQNSLHQPKEDPVVTLDHIVGTEPMRITSPPTDSEIALALRVLEGCCLLYSRCTALAHKYKAVKVLLNILASRGPTEQGVCLDALISLMLDSPSNQMDFEEYSGLEKVAELLKDVQVEKQIRLKCGEFLLLLIGHVYVRENSPIHGQMKNLFGEQCASLIWAASRFGSTLDVEQRQTTLQIQAMRVVESLEPY; encoded by the exons aTGAGTCGGAAGGATGCTGACCCGGCAGGAGGGGATGGGTCTTCTCCGTCGGTTGCGGATGAGGGAGGGAGTGGCAGTGGCAGCGGCGGGGAGCTGGTGGATGCGCTGGCGCGGCGGCGTTTGTACCGGGAGGTGACACTGGCGCTGCGGTCTGGCCTGCGCGATGCCAAGGCGGACTTCTCCTTCCTCCGCGCGCGCGGTCTCCGCAGCCTCCTCGGCTTTCTTCGCTCCACCGCATCCGAGGCAGATGACGCGCGGCTGCTCCTTTTCCGCCACTCCCAATCCATCCCCGATCTCCAAG TTATTCCTGTTCTCTTCCAGAATTCGTTGCATCAACCAAAGGAAGATCCTGTTGTGACATTGGATCATATAGTTGGGACTGAACCAATGAGGATTACAAGCCCCCCAACTGATTCTGAAATTGCTCTTGCTCTTAGAGTCTTGGAAGGTTGTTGCCTTTTATATAGCCGATGCACAGCTCTGGCCCACAAATACAAGGCTGTGAAG GTGCTCTTGAATATATTAGCCAGCCGAGGTCCAACTGAGCAAGGCGTGTGCTTGGATGCGCTGATATCACTGATGTTGGACTCACCCTCCAATCAGATG GATTTCGAGGAATACAGCGGACTCGAAAAGGTTGCTGAACTTTTAAAGGATGTGCAAGTAGAAAAGCAAATAAG ATTGAAATGCGGGGAGTTCCTATTGTTGCTCATTGGTCATGTTTATGTGAGGGAAAACTCTCCCATACATGGACAAATGAAAAATCTATTTGGTGAGCAGTGCGCGTCGCTCATATGGGCAGCAAGCCGGTTCGGCTCCACCCTCGACGTAGAGCAAAGGCAGACGACCTTGCAAATACAAGCGATGAGAGTTGTCGAATCCTTGGAGCCCTACTAA
- the LOC117852534 gene encoding large ribosomal subunit protein mL101 (rPPR4), with product MATRVKDVARRSTKKYVEEALYRRLFRKGSTPQAVREEVDGFLDSRKRAFKWEVGVCVRRMRRNALYRPALKLSEVMARRGMNPTISDQAIRLDLVAKSRGIAAAEKYFLDLPETSKTHLTYGALLNCYCKELMAEKAEALMEKMKELNFAFTAMSFNSLMTLYTKVNQPEKVPSIIQDMKADDVLPDIFTYNVWMRALAALKDIPGVERVIEEMKRDGRVTPDWTTYSNLASIYVNAGLFEKAEASLKELEKRNTSNDIEAYQFLITLYGRTQNLVEVHRVWRSLKRNCPRKANMSYLNMIQVLASLNDLPAAEACFKEWEAQYIHPPKKNMEDSGASTTEADSSTTVPSNQSDVKGTKGVEELELKHPKYDIRVANAMIKAYIAEGMLDKAVALKKRAKMRGGRLNAKTWEIFMEHYLKEGDLKMAHWCADRAIKKGHSSGRIWVPPRDVTETLMGYFEKNKDVDGAEQYVEVLKKVQKDLGTLVFEPLVRTYAAAGKKFPGMRQRLKIENVEVGEEAAKLLDSICVDQ from the exons atggCGACGCGGGTGAAGGACGTGGCGCGGCGGTCGACAAAGAAGTACGTGGAGGAGGCGCTGTACCGGCGGCTGTTCCGGAAGGGGTCGACGCCGCAGGCGGTGCGGGAGGAGGTGGACGGCTTCCTCGACAGCCGGAAGCGGGCGTTCAAGTGGGAGGTGGGCGTTTGCGTCCGCCGCATGCGGCGGAATGCGCTCTATCGCCCGGCGCTCAAG CTTTCTGAAGTTATGGCTAGAAGAGGCATGAATCCTACTATCAGTGATCAAGCAATCCGCCTGGATCTTGTTGCCAAATCAAGAGGCATTGCTGCTGCTGAGAAGTACTTTTTGGACCTCCCAGAAACCTCCAAGACTCATCTCACATATGGCGCTCTTCTCAATTGTTACTGCAAAGAGTTGATGGCTGAGAAGGCTGAGGCCCTCATGGAAAAAATGAAGGAGCTCAACTTTGCTTTCACTGCCATGTCCTTTAACAGCTTAATGACACTGTACACCAAAGTCAACCAACCAGAGAAGGTCCCCAGTATCATTCAGGACATGAAAGCCGATGATGTATTGCCAGATATCTTCACTTATAATGTTTGGATGAGGGCGCTTGCAGCTCTCAAAGACATACCAGGGGTCGAAAGGGTGATTGAAGAGATGAAAAGGGATGGCCGTGTTACTCCTGATTGGACAACATACAGTAACCTGGCCTCCATATATGTTAATGCTGGACTGTTTGAGAAGGCAGAAGCTTCTCTTAAGGAGCTTGAAAAGCGGAACACTAGCAATGACATTGAAGCCTACCAGTTCCTTATTACATTATATGGGAGGACGCAAAATTTAGTGGAAGTTCATCGTGTTTGGCGGTCATTGAAGCGGAATTGTCCTAGAAAGGCAAACATGAGTTATCTTAACATGATTCAGGTTCTGGCCAGTCTGAATGATTTGCCTGCAGCTGAAGCCTGTTTCAAAGAGTGGGAAGCACAGTACATCCATCCACCTAAGAAGAACATGGAGGACTCTGGGGCATCCACTACAGAAGCAGATTCTTCAACTACTGTGCCTAGTAATCAGTCTGATGTCAAGGGAACCAAGGGAGTGGAGGAGCTCGAACTGAAGCATCCAAAATATGACATCCGGGTTGCAAATGCTATGATTAAAGCATACATTGCAGAGGGTATGCTTGACAAGGCTGTTGCTCTGAAGAAGCGTGCCAAGATGCGTGGCGGAAGACTGAACGCCAAGACATGGGAGATTTTCATGGAGCATTACCTCAAGGAAGGGGATCTGAAGATGGCTCACTGGTGCGCCGACCGCGCGATCAAGAAGGGGCACAGCAGCGGCAGGATTTGGGTGCCGCCACGCGATGTGACGGAGACCCTGATGGGCTACTTCGAGAAGAACAAAGACGTAGATGGAGCCGAGCAATATGTCGAGGTCCTGAAGAAGGTGCAGAAGGATCTGGGCACGCTGGTCTTCGAACCGCTGGTAAGGACGTACGCGGCTGCCGGGAAGAAGTTCCCTGGGATGAGGCAGCGGCTCAAGATCGAGAACGTGGAAGTCGGGGAGGAAGCTGCCAAGCTGCTCGATTCCATCTGCGTCGACCAATAG
- the LOC117852458 gene encoding SPX domain-containing membrane protein OsI_21475 isoform X2: MIEKIVLFLLEQQGMLASKIEKLGKQRAILQEQPDISGIAELREAYREVGLDLIKLLKFVDLNATGIRKILKKFDKRFGYRFTDYYVTSRSNHPYSQLQQVFKHVGVGAVVGALSRNLAELQERQGSYLSIYDQPSSALKDPIIDMINSSVDKLTRSTNFLRFLGQHAMIVDEESPSTAGEEEIEDQKYHFMSLMLNLVNTFLYMVNTYIIVPTADDYSVSLGAASTVCGVVIGSMAVAQIFSSVYFSAWSNKSYFKPLIFSSIVLFLGNVCYAIAYDMKSLTVLIIGRLLCGLGSARAVNRRYISDCVPARIRMQASAGFVSASALGMACGPALAGLLQWKFKIYMVTFNQSTLPGWVMAVAWLLYLVWLSISFKEPNRATEVNDATQNPASGQRVDIGQLENGLAQPLLTDAENKQNGDEDEEIDDSEEASEDSRKPATSIGSAYRLLTPSVKVQLLIYFMLKYAMEILLSESSVITNHYFSWNTSEVAIFLAILGLTVLPVNAVVGTYISNMFEDRQLLMVSQITLLVGIIFSFKVTSTYSIVQYVASALITFVSAEVLEGVNLSLLSSVMSSRLSRGTYNGGLLSTEAGTLARVVADCTITAAGYLGVGKLLNITLLPSLVICATSIACTFLTYNSLF, from the exons ATG ATCGAGAAGATTGTCCTGTTTCTGTTGGAACAACAAGGAATGCTGGCAAGCAAGATAGAGAAGCTAGGAAAGCAACGGGCAATACTACAAGAGCAGCCTGATATATCTGGCATTGCTGAGTTGCGAGAAGCTTATAGGGAAGTTGGTTTGGATCTCATCAAACTTCTCAAGTTCGTTGATCTTAATGCAACTGGCATTCGGAaaatcttgaagaagttcgataAGCGTTTCGGTTACAGATTTACTGATTACTATGTGACCAGTAGATCAAATCACCCCTACTCTCAGCTACAGCAGGTCTTCAAGCATGTG GGTGTAGGGGCTGTTGTAGGAGCCTTGTCACGTAACCTTGCTGAACTTCAGGAGCGTCAAGGAAGTTATTTGTCAATTTATGATCAGCCATCTTCTGCTCTTAAG GACCCAATCATTGATATGATAAATTCGTCAGTGGATAAGTTAACACGCTCAACTAATTTTCTTCGATTTTTGGGGCAACATGCCATGATTGTTGATGAGGAGTCTCCTAGCActgcaggggaggaagaaataGAAGATCAAAAATATCATTTCATGTCCCTTATGTTGAACCTGGTGAACACATTCCTTTACATGGTCAACACATACATCATTGTGCCAACTGCAGATGACTACTCAGTGAGCCTTGGGGCTGCTTCTACTGTTTGTGGTGTTGTTATTGGTTCAATGGCTGTCGCACAAATATTTTCCTCGGTTTACTTCAGCGCATGGTCCAACAAGTCATATTTCAAACCACTTATTTTCAGCAGTATTGTTCTTTTCTTGGGGAATGTATGTTATGCAATAGCATATGATATGAAGTCCCTCACAGTCCTTATTATTGGCCGCTTACTATGTGG GTTGGGTTCTGCAAGAGCTGTCAATCGCCGGTATATTAGTGATTGTGTCCCTGCAAGGATACGCATGCAAGCTTCGGCAGGATTTGTTAGTGCAAGTGCACTTGGCATGGCCTGTGGGCCAGCACTAGCTGGTCTACTTCAGTGGAAATTTAAGATCTACATGGTTACCTTCAATCAATCAACCCTACCTGGTTGGGTGATGGCAGTTGCATGGCTGTTGTACTTAGTCTGGCTATCGATCTCATTCAAGGAACCAAACCGTGCTACTGAGGTGAATGATGCCACACAAAATCCTGCTTCTG GACAAAGGGTGGATATTGGGCAACTGGAAAATGGACTTGCACAACCGCTGCTCACAGACGCTGAAAATAAACAAaatggagatgaagatgaagaaattGATGATAGTGAAGAAGCTTCAGAAGATTCTCGCAAGCCCGCAACATCAATTGGCTCAGCTTACAGATTGCTTACTCCATCAGTAAAG GTTCAATTGTTGATCTACTTCATGCTCAAATATGCAATGGAGATTTTACTTTCAGAGTCCAGTGTTATTACCAATCACTATTTCAGTTGGAACACAAGTGAAGTGGCAATATTTCTAGCAATCCTTGGGTTAACAGTCCTTCCTGTCAATGCTGTTGTTGGAACATACATCAGCAATATGTTTGAGGACAG GCAACTCCTGATGGTATCTCAAATTACATTGCTAGTAGGCATTATTTTCAGCTTCAAAGTTACGAGCACATACTCTATTGTCCAGTACGTTGCCTCAGCACTCATCACGTTTGTTTCTGCTGAAGTTCTTGAAG GTGTGAACCTCTCCCTCCTATCAAGCGTGATGTCGTCCCGCCTCTCCCGTGGCACGTACAACGGTGGTTTGCTCTCGACGGAGGCTGGGACCCTGGCAAGGGTGGTCGCCGACTGCACCATCACTGCGGCAGGGTACCTGGGCGTGGGGAAGCTCCTAAACATCACCCTGCTGCCGTCCCTGGTGATCTGCGCCACGTCCATCGCCTGCACCTTCCTGACCTACAACTCGCTCTTCTAA
- the LOC117852458 gene encoding SPX domain-containing membrane protein OsI_21475 isoform X1 — protein MVNFGKKLMADQIPEWKGYYINYKLMKKKVKQYGQQIQLGEKDRRRVLKDFSKMLDDQIEKIVLFLLEQQGMLASKIEKLGKQRAILQEQPDISGIAELREAYREVGLDLIKLLKFVDLNATGIRKILKKFDKRFGYRFTDYYVTSRSNHPYSQLQQVFKHVGVGAVVGALSRNLAELQERQGSYLSIYDQPSSALKDPIIDMINSSVDKLTRSTNFLRFLGQHAMIVDEESPSTAGEEEIEDQKYHFMSLMLNLVNTFLYMVNTYIIVPTADDYSVSLGAASTVCGVVIGSMAVAQIFSSVYFSAWSNKSYFKPLIFSSIVLFLGNVCYAIAYDMKSLTVLIIGRLLCGLGSARAVNRRYISDCVPARIRMQASAGFVSASALGMACGPALAGLLQWKFKIYMVTFNQSTLPGWVMAVAWLLYLVWLSISFKEPNRATEVNDATQNPASGQRVDIGQLENGLAQPLLTDAENKQNGDEDEEIDDSEEASEDSRKPATSIGSAYRLLTPSVKVQLLIYFMLKYAMEILLSESSVITNHYFSWNTSEVAIFLAILGLTVLPVNAVVGTYISNMFEDRQLLMVSQITLLVGIIFSFKVTSTYSIVQYVASALITFVSAEVLEGVNLSLLSSVMSSRLSRGTYNGGLLSTEAGTLARVVADCTITAAGYLGVGKLLNITLLPSLVICATSIACTFLTYNSLF, from the exons ATGGTTAACTTTGGGAAAAAATTGATGGCCGATCAAATTCCAGAATGGAAAGG ATATTATATAAACTACAAGTTGATGAAGAAAAAAGTTAAACAATATGGCCAGCAGATCCAACTGGGTGAGAAAGATCGTCGCCGGGTTCTCAAAGATTTCTCGAAGATGCTTGATGATCAG ATCGAGAAGATTGTCCTGTTTCTGTTGGAACAACAAGGAATGCTGGCAAGCAAGATAGAGAAGCTAGGAAAGCAACGGGCAATACTACAAGAGCAGCCTGATATATCTGGCATTGCTGAGTTGCGAGAAGCTTATAGGGAAGTTGGTTTGGATCTCATCAAACTTCTCAAGTTCGTTGATCTTAATGCAACTGGCATTCGGAaaatcttgaagaagttcgataAGCGTTTCGGTTACAGATTTACTGATTACTATGTGACCAGTAGATCAAATCACCCCTACTCTCAGCTACAGCAGGTCTTCAAGCATGTG GGTGTAGGGGCTGTTGTAGGAGCCTTGTCACGTAACCTTGCTGAACTTCAGGAGCGTCAAGGAAGTTATTTGTCAATTTATGATCAGCCATCTTCTGCTCTTAAG GACCCAATCATTGATATGATAAATTCGTCAGTGGATAAGTTAACACGCTCAACTAATTTTCTTCGATTTTTGGGGCAACATGCCATGATTGTTGATGAGGAGTCTCCTAGCActgcaggggaggaagaaataGAAGATCAAAAATATCATTTCATGTCCCTTATGTTGAACCTGGTGAACACATTCCTTTACATGGTCAACACATACATCATTGTGCCAACTGCAGATGACTACTCAGTGAGCCTTGGGGCTGCTTCTACTGTTTGTGGTGTTGTTATTGGTTCAATGGCTGTCGCACAAATATTTTCCTCGGTTTACTTCAGCGCATGGTCCAACAAGTCATATTTCAAACCACTTATTTTCAGCAGTATTGTTCTTTTCTTGGGGAATGTATGTTATGCAATAGCATATGATATGAAGTCCCTCACAGTCCTTATTATTGGCCGCTTACTATGTGG GTTGGGTTCTGCAAGAGCTGTCAATCGCCGGTATATTAGTGATTGTGTCCCTGCAAGGATACGCATGCAAGCTTCGGCAGGATTTGTTAGTGCAAGTGCACTTGGCATGGCCTGTGGGCCAGCACTAGCTGGTCTACTTCAGTGGAAATTTAAGATCTACATGGTTACCTTCAATCAATCAACCCTACCTGGTTGGGTGATGGCAGTTGCATGGCTGTTGTACTTAGTCTGGCTATCGATCTCATTCAAGGAACCAAACCGTGCTACTGAGGTGAATGATGCCACACAAAATCCTGCTTCTG GACAAAGGGTGGATATTGGGCAACTGGAAAATGGACTTGCACAACCGCTGCTCACAGACGCTGAAAATAAACAAaatggagatgaagatgaagaaattGATGATAGTGAAGAAGCTTCAGAAGATTCTCGCAAGCCCGCAACATCAATTGGCTCAGCTTACAGATTGCTTACTCCATCAGTAAAG GTTCAATTGTTGATCTACTTCATGCTCAAATATGCAATGGAGATTTTACTTTCAGAGTCCAGTGTTATTACCAATCACTATTTCAGTTGGAACACAAGTGAAGTGGCAATATTTCTAGCAATCCTTGGGTTAACAGTCCTTCCTGTCAATGCTGTTGTTGGAACATACATCAGCAATATGTTTGAGGACAG GCAACTCCTGATGGTATCTCAAATTACATTGCTAGTAGGCATTATTTTCAGCTTCAAAGTTACGAGCACATACTCTATTGTCCAGTACGTTGCCTCAGCACTCATCACGTTTGTTTCTGCTGAAGTTCTTGAAG GTGTGAACCTCTCCCTCCTATCAAGCGTGATGTCGTCCCGCCTCTCCCGTGGCACGTACAACGGTGGTTTGCTCTCGACGGAGGCTGGGACCCTGGCAAGGGTGGTCGCCGACTGCACCATCACTGCGGCAGGGTACCTGGGCGTGGGGAAGCTCCTAAACATCACCCTGCTGCCGTCCCTGGTGATCTGCGCCACGTCCATCGCCTGCACCTTCCTGACCTACAACTCGCTCTTCTAA
- the LOC117852537 gene encoding short-chain dehydrogenase TIC 32 B, chloroplastic, with product MLTSLRYLAGTAGPSGFGSRATAEEATAGAGDLRHVTAIITGATSGIGAETARVLAKRGARLVLPARSLKAAEEARARLRAECPDADVVVLPLDLSSLASVRRFVASFLDLGLPLNLLVNNAGKYADRFALSEDGVEMTFATNYLGHFLLTRLLLEKMAETARASGFEGRIVNVSSTIHSWFAGDDAVGYLDRVTRRKIPYDPTRAYALSKLANVLHTRALAERLREMNANVTANCVHPGIVRTRLIRDRDGLVTNTVFFLASKLLKTIPQAAATTCYVAVHPAVAGVSGKYFADCNEASPSRLGASSEEAAKLWSFSENITAEKIPKMSVHVSAGGFRLQVQSSNADRGMALA from the exons atgctgACCTCGCTGAGGTACCTTGCGGGCACAGCGGGGCCGAGCGGCTTCGGCTCGCGCGCCACGGCGGAGgaggccaccgccggcgccggcgacctccgCCACGTGACGGCCATCATCACCGGCGCGACGTCCGGGATCGgggcggagacggcgcgcgTGCTGGCCAAGCGCGGCGCGCGGCTGGTGCTCCCCGCGCGGAGCCTCAAGGCCGCCGAGGAGGCACGCGCGCGCCTCCGCGCCGAGTGCCccgacgccgacgtcgtcgTGCTGCCGCTGGACCTCAGCTCCCTCGCCTCCGTCCGCCGCTTCGTCGCGAGCTTCCTCGACCTCGGCCTCCCGCTCAACCTCCTCGT CAACAACGCCGGCAAGTACGCCGACCGCTTCGCCTTGTCGGAGGACGGCGTCGAGATGACCTTCGCCACCAACTACTTAGGGCACTTCTTGCTGAcgcggctgctgctggagaagatggcggagacggcgcgggcgagcggctTCGAGGGCCGCATCGTCAACGTCTCCTCCACCATCCACAGCTggttcgccggcgacgacgccgtcgGCTACCTCGACCGCGTCACCCGCCGGAAGAT ACCGTACGATCCGACGAGGGCGTACGCGCTCTCCAAGCTCGCCAACGTCCTGCACACCAGAGCCCTCGCCGAACGGCTGAGGGAGATGAACGCCAACGTCACGGCCAACTGCGTCCACCCCGGCATCGTCAGGACCCGGCTCATCCGCGACCGCGACGGCCTCGTCACCA ATACAGTGTTCTTCCTGGCGTCGAAGCTCCTCAAGACGATCCCTCAG gcGGCCGCAACGACGTGCTACGTGGCGGTGCACCCGGCGGTGGCCGGAGTGTCGGGGAAGTACTTCGCCGACTGCAACGAGGCGTCGCCGTCGAGGCTGGGCGCCAGCAGCGAGGAGGCCGCCAAGCTGTGGAGCTTCTCTGAGAACATAACGGCAGAGAAGATTCCGAAGATGAGTGTTCATGTCAGCGCCGGCGGCTTCCGGCTCCAGGTTCAGAGCTCTAATGCAGACCGCGGCATGGCCCTCGCATAG
- the LOC117852535 gene encoding BTB/POZ domain-containing protein At3g05675, whose product MEPVKLVEGYKFDDHTTSDVRVCFKLIDEQPEWFSCHSSVLSQNSKYFADWFGQNDIRSNNCIEIECPRVEYDHYVKMLKSMYLPRESVIDSFDSVKSAVGVLRASNSLGCELVAKSCIEYIEAASWDEKEEEEILEVARTLGSKAVSLLARLQAPSADAVKNVFISAIRFATCMETPFPPFLDDLKTSAQEQIDFMIHEDDDTALVTMDEDVKSVVQEGLRKLLSTLRTGLDLLCTEFDQSPDQAEQRILCSLADIDWIANLLAKIEMMHDFVSGWSEISDHVLSVVQDKKYSSDLWAVKSKLIEVTGKALDAVGYGSVVLPSSFRVHFLKTWLPYIQMTKHLLDENSKDETSLQMDSDSCQNIESAIVSMVLALPSDDQADILSEWMKKAEQFRYPDLTEAFEVWCYRSKTAKRRLVDNGASNPTVSFMFMFLRKACTFIYYLHLLRYSRAQFRKQPLLIFFPLSYLLSHKPGLRGSELMKVHVCSFQYFTPVLPGTA is encoded by the exons ATGGAGCCAGTCAAACTGGTTGAGGGGTACAAGTTTGATGACCATACTACAAGTGATGTCCGTGTTTGCTTCAAATTGATTGATGAGCAGCCAGAATGGTTTTCCTGCCATTCGTCTGTCCTTTCCCAAAATAGCAAGTACTTTGCAGACTGGTTTGGTCAAAATGATATTCGTTCTAATAATTGCATTGAAATCGAGTGCCCAAGGGTTGAGTATGACCATTATGTCAAGATGCTAAAGTCAATGTATCTTCCTAGAGAATCAGTTATAGATTCATTTGATTCTGTGAAGTCAGCTGTTGGTGTTCTTCGAGCATCAAATTCTCTCGGATGCGAGTTGGTTGCCAAAAGTTGCATTGAATACATTGAAGCTGCTTCCTGGGatgaaaaggaggaggaggagattttAGAAGTAGCTCGAACCCTTGGCTCCAAAGCGGTGTCTTTGTTAGCCCGTCTTCAAGCCCCCAGTGCGGACGCTGTTAAGAATGTCTTCATCTCTGCCATTCGTTTTGCTACATGCATGGAAACTCCATTCCCTCCTTTCTTGGACGACCTCAAAACTTCTGCCCAGGAGCAAATTGACTTCATGATCCACGAGGATGATGACACTGCTTTGGTTACTATGGATGAAGACGTAAAATCTGTGGTTCAGGAAGGTTTGAGAAAACTGTTATCCACACTTAGGACTGGGCTAGACCTGTTGTGCACTGAGTTTGATCAGTCACCTGATCAGGCAGAGCAAAGGATTCTGTGCAGCTTAGCTGACATTGACTGGATAGCGAATCTCCTGGCAAAGATTGAGATGATGCACGACTTTGTTTCTGGCTGGTCAGAAATCTCTGACCATGTTCTTTCAGTGGTTCAGGATAAGAAGTATAGCTCAGACTTGTGGGCTGTGAAGTCAAAGCTTATTGAAGTGACCGGAAAGGCCCTGGATGCTGTTGGCTATGGCTCAGTGGTTCTCCCATCATCATTCAGAGTTCATTTCCTGAAGACATGGCTTCCTTATATTCAAATGACAAAGCATTTGCTAGATGAAAATAGTAAGGATGAAACATCGCTGCAGATGGATTCAGACTCGTGTCAGAATATTGAGAGCGCAATAGTCTCAATGGTGTTAGCATTGCCGTCGGATGATCAGGCTGATATACTGTCGGAGTGGATGAAGAAAGCAGAGCAGTTCAGGTATCCTGATCTCACTGAGGCATTTGAGGTGTGGTGTTATCGCAGTAAAACAGCAAAGAGAAGGCTGGTGGACAATGGAGCAAGCAACCCCACAGTCAGCTT CATGTTCATGTTTCTTCGAAAAGCATGCACTTTCATCTATTACTTGCACTTGCTGAGGTATTCCAGAGCACAGTTCAGAAAGCAACCACTGTTGATCTTTTTCCCACTGTCTTACCTCCTCAGTCATAAACCAGGTTTAAGAGGTTCTGAACTTATGAAGGTGCATGTATGCAGCTTCCAGTATTTTACTCCTGTTCTTCCTGGAACTGCTTAA